A genomic window from Fusarium falciforme chromosome 2, complete sequence includes:
- a CDS encoding Ribonuclease H2 subunit B, which translates to MARTRSTKTADAPAEPTATTTSKISLTRSENPSKIFILPSKATPDARIVTLPNPRHARPARYLVCPETGIYEFTKIATPKATPRSWLIENGKNADISMGQELYLATLIDPVFLVLPALTEQAKGSEKRLFLSSDDHFDHLPEESSHLSEILRCEKTRKLIESRMGAVCDTVEAGDETMFRINNEKLVNVVLEKARRMGQLPASMEEKFVKKALEAPVLAQKRELKTETSQPTTETVETPADSTDSQSTTTDTQPSTATSITTITDDVVTAIQASPEVIDLQRLRVAFSFICSSYIAPSLATELQTAVEKAVDFSSLDDYLSKLAKFRAEALASHSMDYSRKRDRDEEEDEARVKKRKAEEEKKKKSMESRGVRELKKVNTKGMKKMSDFFKKK; encoded by the coding sequence AtggcaaggacaagatcaacaaaGACGGCGGACGCGCCTGCAgagccaacagcaacaacgaCTTCCAAGATTAGTCTCACCCGCTCAGAGAATCCCTCCAAGATCTTTATCCTGCCCTCGAAAGCCACTCCCGATGCGCGAATCGTCACTCTACCCAATCCCAGACATGCGCGCCCTGCGAGATATCTAGTTTGTCCCGAGACTGGCATCTACGAGTTTACAAAGATCGCGACGCCAAAGGCGACTCCTCGGAGCTGGCTGATTGAAAATGGCAAGAATGCAGACATCTCAATGGGCCAGGAGCTGTACTTGGCCACCTTGATCGATCCCGTGTTTCTGGTTCTCCCAGCTCTGACTGAGCAGGCAAAGGGATCAGAGAAGCGGTTATTTTTGTCAAGTGATGACCACTTTGACCACCTCCCCGAGGAGTCCTCTCATCTATCCGAGATTCTACGTTGCGAAAAGACCCGAAAACTCATTGAGAGCAGGATGGGGGCGGTTTGCGACACGGTCGAGGCAGGCGACGAAACCATGTTTCGCATAAACAACGAGAAGCTTGTCAATGTCGTACTGGAAAAGGCGAGGAGAATGGGTCAATTGCCGGCTAGCATGGAGGAGAAGTTTGTCAAGAAGGCCCTTGAAGCCCCTGTCCTCGCCCAGAAGCGAGAGTTGAAGACAGAAACCTCCCAGCCAACCACCGAAACAGTCGAGACACCAGCCGATTCAACCGATTCTCAGTCCACGACGACCGATACCCAGCCTTCGACAGCTACATCCATTACAACCATCACCGACGATGTCGTCACTGCTATTCAGGCATCTCCCGAAGTCATAGACCTGCAAAGGTTACGGGTCGCATTTAGCTTCATCTGCTCGAGCTACATCGCCCCATCCCTTGCTACCGAATTGCAGACAGCAGTTGAAAAAGCTGTCGACTTTTCCTCTCTCGACGACTATCTCTCCAAACTCGCCAAGTTCCGCGCAGAAGCCTTGGCATCACACTCCATGGACTACTCCCGAAAACGAGAccgagacgaggaagaggatgaggccaGGGttaagaagagaaaggcggaggaggaaaagaagaaaaagtcCATGGAAAGCAGAGGCGTCCGGGAGCTCAAAAAGGTCAACACCAAGggcatgaagaagatgagcgaCTTTTTCAAGAAGAAATAG
- a CDS encoding Zf-primase domain-containing protein has protein sequence MAPDSPAKKEAQWPPRSPHEALLSTPRGRERYRRMMETSPSPSPSKRGRNLPSMNLLAEIENDEEEDEETLELKLQEIQARLKLKKLQSAKSKKAEVELHTTTSELAISQVRPRRAATPEANPIQVPASPVRRFQPPQTSPSRVLLGIDKGLKAKDISLKRASSYRDSQTSIDIGHTGGYLRRSRTTTNVTNATESRPLSFNERLASVRTEEAARTQRQEKIQKLRSNAFGIGQDEMERYKKNAVDIPDEPLQAPAFSREEIMSTKPQTRPTQESKTRKKKTPPGEVPEDQAAGFEPYSSFHLSKRILPHGILARHVSGKKVYTLKDLLRVVKAPDFALPDVEQDIVVFGILAKKSEPRAHKPTQGRNGKTEDRGKYMVMTLVDLEWELDLFLFNSGFTRYWKLTEGTVIAILNPNLMPPPPGRQDTGRFSLVINSDDDSIIEIGTSRDLGGCQSVKKDGELCGAWINKKRTHHCEFHSNEAIRKQRGSRLEVNGSSFGARKNNSRETFNWGQEKKQESSKKYDWETKTHWFASRTMSASDLIDGKDRTPNDRKERAEFLKRDLEAKERERDMMKKLGQIGNAAGREYMRLGSRAAPGTSQSSQASSQVSDSEIYRPDAKSLGLLGRDSAIHLSPVKRKRPDSSQAGSQAGSLASSRQSALGWGGNLKDKLSKMKEGEKLRNDQPVRKKTRFVTDKGIREAGRESLGNELVERQVRLEDDDDELVIV, from the exons ATGGCTCCAG ATTCCCCggcaaaaaaagaagctCAATGGCCTCCGAGGTCTCCTCATGAAGCTTTGTTGAGCACTCCCCGCGGACGAGAGCGATACCGACGTATGATGGAGACATCGCCTTCACCTTCACCGTCAAAGAGAGGTCGCAATCTACCTTCGATGAATCTTTTGGCCGAGATCGAaaatgatgaagaagaggatgaagagacaTTGGAGTTGAAGCTCCAGGAGATTCAGGCTCGgctgaagttgaagaagctACAGAGTGCCAAATCGAAAAAAGCCGAAGTCGAACTCCACACCACCACGTCAGAGTTGGCGATATCGCAAGTACGCCCAAGGCGCGCCGCAACTCCAGAGGCGAATCCTATCCAAGTTCCTGCATCTCCCGTCAGACGATTCCAGCCACCACAGACTTCTCCCAGCAGGGTGCTTTTGGGGATCGACAAGGGTCTCAAGGCTAAAGACATTTCCTTGAAGCGTGCGTCCAGCTACAGAGACTCTCAAACATCGATAGACATTGGCCACACGGGGGGGTATTTGCGAAGATCAAGAACCACGACCAATGTGACAAATGCGACGGAATCGCGCCCTCTGAGCTTCAACGAGCGACTCGCCTCAGTGAGGACAGAAGAGGCCGCACGAACCCAACGGCAGGAAAAGATTCAAAAGTTGAGATCGAATGCCTTTGGGATTGGTCAGGATGAGATGGAAAGATACAAGAAGAATGCTGTCGACATCCCGGATGAACCACTTCAAGCACCAGCCTTCTCGAGAGAAGAGATCATGTCCACCAAGCCACAAACAAGACCGACCCAGGAGAGCAAAACTCGAAAGAAGAAAACACCGCCCGGTGAGGTCCCCGAAGATCAAGCCGCCGGATTCGAACCATATTCAAGTTTTCATTTGTCAAAGCGGATTCTCCCTCATGGTATCCTCGCCCGCCATGTGTCAGGCAAAAAGGTCTATACACTCAAGGATCTCCTCAGGGTTGTCAAAGCACCCGACTTTGCTTTACCGGACGTCGAACAGGACATTGTCGTGTTTGGAATCCTGGCCAAAAAGTCGGAACCTCGCGCACACAAGCCGACTCAAGGAAGAAATGGCAAGACAGAGGACCGAGGAAAGTACATGGTCATGACACTGGTGGATCTGGAATGGGAGCTGGACCTTTTTCTCTTCAACTCGGGCTTTACACGGTATTGGAAGCTCACTGAAGGGACCGTTATTGCGATTCTCAACCCCAATCTAATGCCACCGCCACCAGGGAGACAAGACACTGGACGGTTCAGTCTTGTCATCAATTCGGATGACGATTCCATCATTGAGATTGGCACATCCCGTGATCTAGGGGGGTGCCAATCCGTCAAGAAGGACGGCGAGTTGTGTGGCGCATGGATCAACAAAAAGCGAACTCACCACTGTGAATTCCACTCAAACGAGGCTATCCGCAAGCAGCGAGGATCCAGGTTGGAGGTGAACGGCAGCAGCTTTGGGGCAAGAAAGAACAACTCTAGAGAGACATTCAACTGGGGCCaggaaaagaagcaagaGTCGTCCAAGAAGTACGACTGGGAAACCAAGACACACTGGTTTGCGTCACGGACTATGAGTGCTTCCGACTTGATTGATGGAAAGGACAGAACCCCCAACGACCGCAAGGAAAGGGCCGAGTTTCTCAAGAGAGACCTagaggccaaggagagagagcgagacatgatgaagaagctcGGACAGATTGGAAACGCAGCGGGAAGGGAATACATGCGGCTAGGATCACGAGCAGCGCCAGGCACATCACAGTCGAGTCAGGCATCGAGCCAGGTATCGGACTCCGAAATCTACAGACCCGACGCCAAGTCTCTGGGGCTCTTGGGTAGAGATtccgccatccatctcagcccTGTCAAGCGGAAACGGCCTGACAGCTCACAGGCAGGTTCCCAAGCCGGTTCACTCGCCAGCAGCAGACAATCAGCACTCGGCTGGGGAGGCAACCTCAAGGACAAACTCTCCAAGATgaaagagggagagaaacTACGCAACGATCAACCAGTACGGAAAAAGACTAGATTCGTGACGGACAAGGGAATTCGCGAAGCCGGCAGAGAGAGCCTCGGCAATGAACTCGTCGAGCGGCAGGTCAGGCtcgaagacgatgatgacgaacTTGTTATTgtataa
- a CDS encoding N-acetyltransferase domain-containing protein encodes MSFEIVVPSENDAPSMASVHLDAMDPNLLMHAQFPNTESLEFLRGWLCRETLDHVRSDDRGVLIARDTDTGKILSFVKWAIHGLRQTRSETEDEFPACCRQEYLDSYAALTKEARVKVLGDKPHYHVSYLCTDPKLGGRGAASGLLRRVQTEAAAENAAVILEATMNAVTFYERLGFKVQEKLEMTLPARGSSEPTELYEERTMVWAP; translated from the exons ATGTCTTTTGAGATTGTTGTCCCCTCCGAGAATGACGCCCCCAGCATGGCCAGTGTCCATCTGGACGCAATGGATCCCAATTTACTGATGCATGCCCAATTTCCGAACACCGAGAGCCTGGAATTCCTTCGAGGCTGGCTTTGCAGAGAGACGTTGGATCACGTCCGTAGCGACGACAGGGGCGTCCTCATCGCCCGAGACACAGACACCGGGAAGATATTGAGCTTTGTCAAGTGGGCGATTCATGGCCTGCGGCAAACGCGGTCGGAGACCGAAGACGAATTCCCGGCTTGTTGCCGGCAGGAGTATCTCGACTCATATGCAGCTCTCACCAAAGAAGCAAGAGTTAAGGTGCTCGGTGATAAGCCGCATTACC ACGTGTCATATCTCTGTACGGATCCAAAGCTCGGTGGTCGAGGAGCTGCTTCTGGGCTGCTTCGACGAGTTCAGACCGAGGCAGCAGCCGAAAATGCAGCAGTTATTCTTGAGGCTACCATGAACGCCGTGACCTTTTATGAGAGGCTCGGCTTCAAGGTCCAAGAGAAACTCGAAATGACTCTCCCAGCACGAGGATCCAGCGAGCCAACCGAGCTCTACGAGGAGAGGACCATGGTCTGGGCGCCTTAG
- a CDS encoding Fungal-trans domain-containing protein — protein MSPQSSAPVQRTAPIAIAPKPPRPEPSYRQDSFHRLEMGHGAASSAPVEGSSFNGSPIPPCLACRYSRTSCIMNDDDDGCAQCQAAGSECSLACSPQSRKRKLHDGQDVGKRSSPGLASRRRNHNSSLSSTAASSSFLEEMANVGGPTMLKRTLGLQNDRYSQYIGPTTDFEPSLINLSSFDPHDESLLSRGTLRKVSEHDTFLMLPDSSTPGHEHVKQDADHVESIVAPHGRHLIDIYFRVIHPGFPIIQKHVFMEKYERSHREFSPPLLAAVYLLAINWWDQSEDLAGLPRPNVKELESIIRATLDEATFRPKLSTIQAGLLLSQRPEGDQWAPTAQLVALGHELGLHLDCSGWKIPPWEKGLRKRLAWALYMQDKWGALVHGRPSHIFATNWGVKSLTPNDFPDVEWDENDTEEKLDIEKGRMLFMRVVQLSEILSEILDTFYTLHAMNTVANAGAQGTHLVLSLAKPIQLKLKEWYGGLPQLIRLDSSYSSFNPSSRLSSIGYLHLAYFAAEITLHRRIIRSLASESNSVDPYVQHICRSAAKARLISAMDFVNRLTPNHLRSFWYFASKTNFALIGTFGSLLWATSPGREEADWYRRRLGEYRWTLSVSSKPGEGKGLTEFAMTMLDISTGLLKQLPEKPSMSRNGSHADLSVSAPPSFSGGILDGLGGMPSADISAMHSPHSEEEEESSDDDMEDYPTRM, from the exons ATGTCTCCCCAGTCTTCGGCCCCCGTGCAGAGGACGGCGCCTATCGCCATCGCTCCAAAGCCTCCACGGCCCGAGCCCTCTTATCGCCAGGACAGCTTCCATAGGCTCGAGATGGGCCACGGCGCTGCCAGTTCCGCCCCTGTCGAGGGTTCATCCTTCAACGGCTCCCCCATCCCGCCCTGCCTGGCTTGCCGCTACTCACGTACCAGCTGTATCATgaacgacgatgacgatggctgTGCTCAGTGCCAAGCTGCTGGCTCCGAGTGTTCCCTGGCCTGCAGTCCCCAGTCCCGAAAAAGAAAGCTTCATGACGGCCAAGATGTTGGGAAAAGAAG CTCTCCGGGTCTCGCATCCAGGCGACGAAACCACAACTCTAGCCTCTCTAGCACCGCCGCCAGCAGCTCGTTCCTGGAGGAGATGGCAAATGTCGGCGGCCCAACCATGCTGAAACGTACGCTTGGCCTCCAGAACGATCGCTACAGCCAATATATCGGTCCCACCACTGATTTTGAGCCCTccctcatcaacctctccTCCTTCGATCCCCACGACGAGAGCCTCTTGTCCAGAGGCACCCTCCGCAAAGTCAGTGAACACGACACCTTCTTGATGCTGCCTGACTCCAGCACACCAGGGCACGAACATGTGAAGCAGGACGCTGATCATGTCGAGTCCATTGTGGCCCCTCATGGCCGGCATCTGATCGACATTTACTTTCGCGTCATCCACCCAGGGTTCCCCATTATACAGAAGCATGTCTTTATGGAAAAGTACGAACGCTCCCATCGAGAATTCTCACCGCCTCTGCTGGCCGCCGTTTACCTGCTCGCCATCAATTGGTGGGACCAGAGCGAGGATCTTGCTGGTCTGCCTCGCCCCAacgtcaaggagctcgagagcATTATCCGTGCGACACTGGATGAGGCCACTTTCCGACCAAAGCTGTCGACGATCCAGGCAGGCCTGCTCCTGTCCCAGAGACCAGAGGGTGATCAGTGGGCACCGACAGCTCAGCTTGTAGCTCTTGGACATGAGCTTGGATTGCACCTGGACTGTTCAGGGTGGAAGATTCCACCGTGGGAAAAGGGGCTTCGGAAACGACTGGCTTGGGCACTTTACATGCAGGATAAATGGGGGGCTCTGGTTCATGGACGACCATCACACATTTTTGCTACCAACTGGGGAGTGAAATCCCTCACCCCCAATGACTTTCCGGATGTCGAATGGGACGAGAACGATacagaggagaagctggataTCGAAAAGGGTCGGATGTTGTTTATGCGGGTGGTACAACTTTCCGAAATCCTCTCCGAGATCCTCGACACCTTTTACACATTACATGCGATGAATACAGTCGCCAATGCAGGTGCGCAAGGCACACACCTCGTTTTGTCACTCGCAAAGCCGATCCAATTGAAGCTTAAGGAGTGGTATGGAGGGCTACCGCAGTTGATTCGACTTGATTCGTCTTACTCGTCGTTTAACCCAAGCAGCAGACTCTCGAGTATTGGATATCTCCATCTGGCATATTTTGCCGCCGAAATTACTCTACATCGACGAATAATCCGGTCACTTGCTTCGGAATCGAATTCGGTTGACCCTTACGTGCAGCACATATGTCGCAGTGCTGCCAAGGCTCGTCTTATCTCTGCCATGGATTTTGTCAACCGCCTGACACCGAACCACCTGCGATCGTTTTGGTATTTTGCGTCAAAAACCAACTTTGCCCTGATTGGCACATTTGGCTCACTACTCTGGGCTACATCGCCAGGGCGTGAGGAGGCTGACTGGTATCGTCGACGTCTGGGAGAGTATCGATGGACTCTTTCAGTGAGCTCGAAGCCTGGAGAAGGAAAGGGGTTGACCGAGTTTGCTATGACCATGCTGGACATTTCGACAGGCCTGCTGAAGCAGCTGCCCGAGAAGCCGTCGATGAGCCGCAACGGTAGCCACGCCGACCTTTCGGTTTCGGCGCCCCCATCATTTAGCGGTGGCATTCTCGACGGCTTGGGCGGCATGCCGAGCGCAGACATCAGTGCTATGCACAGTCCGCACagtgaagaggaggaggagagcagcGATGATGACATGGAGGATTATCCTACACGGATGTAG